In Mytilus trossulus isolate FHL-02 chromosome 6, PNRI_Mtr1.1.1.hap1, whole genome shotgun sequence, a single window of DNA contains:
- the LOC134723324 gene encoding uncharacterized protein LOC134723324: protein MKILLFCLLFGQHFRMYGGSIYVDKGNPYTGQPLKVGELTITKTAQKSPLHTKAYFPQEAGTYPVVVFIGGLNGYILVELYETVLYRIASHGFIVFGIDYRFPADNIQFEKENNLQQDISKFFDQYTWLQNYMSNKTVATIAWNTTGLVCHSSGCDVTLKMIKEKPKLFKSTVFLEPYSQDVKDKIDIKMPAFMYGTQLSEEGNKCAIPGYDYNTFYDLWSCPKIVMNVADFGHCDILDPEPWAACRDVHHCKITRNTTKLPEYHEFVQGAVSSFLVNTLQNRTDALKYITQKPLIPLNLLELKTDLNCTKSLK, encoded by the exons ATGAAGATCCTTTTATTTTGTCTCCTATTTGGTCAACATTTTCGAATGTATG GTGGTTCAATATATGTAGATAAAGGAAACCCTTATACTGGCCAACCGTTGAAGGTCGGTGAACTGACAATTACCAAAACAGCACAGAAGAGTCCGCTACATACAAAAG CTTACTTTCCTCAAGAAGCTGGTACATATCCAGTAGTTGTATTCATTGGCGGCCTTAATGGATACATTTTGGTAGAATTGTACGAAACTGTACTATACAGAATTGCTTCCCatggttttattgtttttggaaTTGACTATCGGTTTCCTGCAGACAACATTCAATTTGAGAAAGAGAACAACTTACAAcaagacatttcaaaattttttgacCAATATACATgg cTTCAGAATTATATGTCTAATAAAACAGTGGCTACTATAGCATGGAATACGACTGGTTTAGTTTGTCATTCTTCTGGTTGTGATGTTACTCTGAAAATGATCAAAGAAAAGCCAAAGTTATTCAAG TCCACTGTATTCCTCGAACCTTATAGTCAGGACGTCAAAGACAAAATCGACATTAAGATGCCAGCATTTATGTATGGAACACAACTGTCAGAGGAGGGAAATAAATGTGCAATTCCTGGTTATGACTACAATACATTTTATGACCTTTGGAGCTGCCCTAAAATAGTAATGAATGTTGCA GACTTTGGTCACTGTGATATATTGGACCCTGAGCCTTGGGCTG CATGTCGTGACGTCCACCATTGCAAGATAACCAGGAATACAACGAAACTTCCAGAGTATCACGAATTTGTTCAAGGAGCAGTCAGTAGTTTCTTAGTAAATACACTACAGAACAGGACTGATGCTTTGAAGTATATCACACAGAAACCATTGATTCCATTAAATCTGTTGGAACTAAAAACGGATCTAAACTGTACCAAAAGCCTCAAATAG